The genome window GTCATATCCATGAGCTGCTCTCCCCCTCGAATCAAAGGAATTCCAATTTTTCGACTGAGGCGTAAGACACGAGGCAAAATACTGGTATCCCCCACACCAAATAATCCTCTAGGACGTAAGATGATACTTGGCACATCTGGATAATCAGAAAAAAGTTTTTCAGATGCCAATTTGCTTCGGATGTAATTGTTGAGGTGATTTTCTTTTGGAGCATCACTTTCCTTGATGTTTAATTGATCTTTTCCAGCTGCGTAAATACTAGGAGAAGAAACATAAACCAAGCGTTTTACCGCATATTCACGGCACAAGTCAAGGACATTTTGAGTACCAACTACATTCGCCTGATAGAAGGCCTTCCAAGGTCCCCAGGCAGTGGATAAAGCTCCAGCGTGAACCACAGCATCAACAGACTGAAAGGCTTGTTTTAATTCCTCAATAGAGCTCAAATCCCCTTTCACAAATTGGACGCGCTCATTTTCCAGGGCCTTCCCAATTTTTTCATTTCGGCCAAAGGCTACAATGGAATAATCGTGAGCCAACAACTCATCGATCACGTATTTTCCAAGGAAGCCAGTCGCACCTGTTACAAGAATTTTCATAGTTTCCCATCCGTTCCACGTCTTAATAATCGTTGAATCTCAAACTCCAAGGTATCCAACGGCTTGTAGGTTTTTGAAAGTTTGTTTAGTCTTTCTAACTTTTCCCAAGATTCTTTTTCTAATAGGGCATTAAAACCTGCTTGAATCTCTTCGGTGCGATTACGATGTGCTTGAAAAGCAATTCCTGCTTCTACTCCTCGAATCGCATAGTCAAATTGGTCATAATCATGTGGCAAGATCAAGGCTGGTTTTTTAAATTCGATACACTGATAAAAGATTCCAGCTCCTCCATGGTGAATGACATAGTCCATCTGCGGAATATATTCTTTGTAAGGCAGATAAGAGACGAGCGTCACATTTGGTGCTACTTCTTCTTCAGAAAAGTCTTTTGCCCCATCACCTAAGGTGACGAAAAAGTGACATTCTGGATGCTCTTTGGCCAACTGCTGGGTTTGCTGGAGCAAATTCTCTTTTGCCCAAGGCAACTGGGTTCCACAAGTCACGAGTACCTTCGTCTTGTCCTCGTAAGGACGGAGATCTAAAGGATAATCTTCTGCTTTTTCAAGAGAAGTCCCCAAAGGGCCAAGCCACGCATATTGATGAGGGAAGTGTGTCTTCAACTCTAGCTCCATCATACCAATTCCAAAGATGGCATAAGGAGAGTAAATAGACTCTACTCCATTTTGATTGTACAACTTGAAATTGTAACGTTTTAAGCGTTTGCGTAAGAGGAAAGCGCCACAGTATTTTCCAATGCGCGTGAGTTTACGGCATAGTGCTTGGATCTTCTCTTCCTTCTTCGTGCGCGCGACTCCCATCCCTCCGAAGAAGCAAGGAGGACCATAAGGAGTTTCGATAGCAAATTGTGTCGCCATGGTGGTAATCCAAGGAATTTCCAACTCTTCTGCCACAAACCCTGCTGATAGAGTGATAAAGTCAGCAATCACAATATCTGGACGATTGACGCGCCACTCCTCTAACAATTGATCCGATACATGATTAATCAAATCAAGACTCCTAGACAATTGTCGATAAGCTGAAAAGAGATTGTGTTTTTTATCGTTATTAGCCACACGTTCAAATTCTTCTACTTTGTCCTCTAGAATCGGAACGACCGTGAAGCCGAGACTTTCTGCGACGGCTTTTTTCTGAGGACCCGTGAAAACTCGGATTTCCATAGTTGGATCATCTAATAAGGGTTTAACGAGATTTAAAGTTGGGTACAGATGCCCACTCAAGGGAACAGCTACCACATCGATTTTAATTTTTTTCATTTTTTCCTGCCTTATATCTTTTTTTAGATCTAAAACTAGCTTCTATCTATTAATTCGTAAAAAAAATCAAAAATTGAAGAAAAAATAAAATTTTTTTTAAAAATTTTTAAAAATTTTCAATGTTGCCTTTACTATCACTATTTAGAAAGAATGATTTCAACCTAAAAAAGCTCCCAAATGCCAAAGAGAGTGAGCCACTCACACATTTGAAGAGTTTTCTATTTTTACGATTTGCGAGCTTAGTTATTTTCTAAATAAAATTCGAACCGCTCGCCGACATACTGACTTTTTACATACTCAAAAGCCGTCCCATCTTCAAAATAGGAAACCTGTGTCAGACCTAAAATAGCCTGCCCTTTTGAAATCTGTAAGTACTCCGCAATCTTATCCTTGGCCAATCGCGCATAGATGGTCTGGTGCGACTTTCCAATCTTATAGCCATGACGCTCCAAGGTTTGGAAGAAATGGCTGGTAACCTCTTCACGATTGAAATTCTTAATAAATTTCTCTGGAATAGAGGCCACTTCATAAACAACAGGGATCCCATCGGCATACCGGACCCGCTCCATCCGAATGATGGTTTCTGTCTTATCAATGCCCAATTTGTCCACTTCTTGGAGGCTAGGAATGGTTTTACGGTAAGAAATCACTTGGCTAGAAGGTTCCTTGCCTTGCGATTTCATAATTTCTGTAAAACTGGTTGTGCCTCGCATTTTTTCTTGGACGCGCGTGCTGGTAATAAAGGTACCACTTCCTACTCGTCTTTCAAGCACTCCTTCTTCAACCAGAAGGGTAATGGCCTGACGAAGCGTCATCCGACTCACTTGAAATTTCTCAGCTAGATCGCGTTCGCTGGGAAGACGCTCCCCGATTTTCCATATTTTTTGATCAATCTCAGACTTAATCTGATCATGGATTTGAATGTAAGCTGGAATCATAACCTTGCTCTTTCTCTGTGTTATCTCTATTGTAGCGTAAAATTCCTAATTCTTCAATCAGAGATTGGTAAAGACATGGCTTTTGTGTTAGAATAGAGGAAAGTAAATTTCTTTAAGAAGGGGATAAGATGACAAACCTATCAACTGATTTGCATGATGTTGAAAAAATCATCGTGCTTGACTACGGTAGCCAATACAATCAGCTTATTTCACGTCGGATTCGTGAAATTGGAGTCTTCTCAGAGTTGAAGAGCCATAAGATTTCTGCTGATGAAGTTCGTGCAATCAATCCAGTTGGGATCGTTCTTTCAGGCGGACCAAACTCTGTATACGAGGAAGGTTCTTTTGATATCGATCCTGAGATTTTTGAACTCGGTATTCCAATCCTTGGAATCTGTTACGGGATGCAATTGTTGACCCATAAATTGGGTGGGAAGGTCGTTCCTGCAGGTGATGCTGGTAACCGCGAATATGGTCAATCTGAACTGACTTTGACAGAATCTTCCGCTCTTTTTGCTGGCACACCAGACAAACAATTGGTCTTGATGAGCCACGGGGATGCTGTTACAGAAATTCCGGCTGACTTTATCCGCACTGGTACTTCTGCTGACTGTCCATTTGCATCCATTGAAAATCAAGACAAGAAAATCTACGGAATCCAATTCCACCCTGAGGTTCGTCACTCTGTTCACGGTTATGATATCTTGCGTAACTTTGCCTTGAACATCTGTGGGGCTAAAGGTGACTGGACCATGGACAACTTCATTGATATGCAGATCAAAAAAATCCGTGAAACCGTCGGGGACAAACGTGTCCTTCTTGGTCTTTCAGGTGGTGTTGACTCTTCCGTTGTTGGGGTTCTCCTTCAAAAAGCCATCGGCGATCAATTGATCTGTATCTTTGTAGACCACGGTCTTCTTCGTAAAGGCGAAGCCGATCAAGTGATGGATATGCTTGGTGGTAAGTTTGGTTTGAACATTGTCAAAGCAGACGCTGCCAAACGTTTCCTTGATAAGTTAGCTGGTGTATCTGATCCTGAGAAAAAACGGAAGATCATCGGTAACGAGTTTGTCTATGTCTTTGATGATGAAGCAAGCAAGCTTAAAGATGTGAAATTCCTTGCTCAAGGTACACTTTATACAGACGTCATCGAGTCAGGTACAGATACTGCTCAAACCATCAAGTCTCACCACAACGTCGGTGGACTTCCAGAAGACATGCAGTTTGAACTCATCGAACCCCTTAACACTCTTTACAAGGATGAAGTTCGTGCTCTTGGTACTGAACTTGGTATGCCAGACCACATCGTATGGCGCCAACCATTCCCAGGACCAGGTCTTGCCATCCGTGTTATGGGAGAAATCACCGAAGAAAAACTCGAAACCGTTCGTGAATCAGACGCTATCCTCCGTGAAGAAATCGCCAAGGCTGGTCTTGATCGCGATATCTGGCAATACTTCACTGTCAACACAGGCGTTCGTTCAGTAGGTGTTATGGGTGACGGCCGTACCTACGACTATACGATTGCCATTCGTGCTATCACTTCTATCGACGGAATGACAGCTGACTTTGCGAAGATTCCATGGGAAGTCCTCCAAAAAATCTCAGTCCGTATCGTAAACGAAGTTGACCACGTCAACCGCATCGTCTACGATATCACAAGTAAACCACCTGCAACTGTAGAGTGGGAATAAAAAAAGGTCCGGGGGACCTTTTTTTCACGAGCCAAGAAATAGAAAAGCGAGTCTAAGGTCCAGTGGACCTTGATTCACGAGCTAAGAAATAGAAAAGCGAATCTAAGGTCCAGTGGACCTTGATTCACGAGCTTAAAAATAGCAAAGCCATATAAAATAAAAGATCTTGAAATAATTATGATTTCAAGATCTTTTATTAACTTAATCAGTTTCTACTTCCTTATCTCGATTTGTTGGTAAGATCATAAATAGAAGCATGAAAAACCAACCTACGTATGGAATAAGCCCAACAAGAAGATATAACCAATGCAATCCTGCATCTCTTAGACGCCGAACGGAAAGGGTTAATGAAGGTAGGAAAATTATGAGGCCAAATACAGAATAAAGCGGGCGCAACGAATAAATCATTTGATAAGCAGACACATCATTAGGATCGATTTGAAGTTGTATTAAAGCGTAAAACAATGGCATTGTAATAAGCAAATGAATGAAGTGTGGCCACCAGTATTCAGATACCGTTGAGTAACCGGTAAAATCTGCATAGCCTTCCCAAAATTTTTTATAAGCTTTTAACATAAGTCCTCCTTTAATTTGCTTTTCAAAGTATACTATCTTTTTAAATTCTTTGCAACTGTTCTCTTCTACACAGCATCTATTTTCAAAATAACCTTCAATCAGCTAAACACACATAAAAGCACTCTGACTTCTTGTCAGGAGTGCTTTCGTGCTATTTTTAGCCAACTAAACCACTAAAGAATTTGACAATGGCATTCCAGATGGCTCCGAAGAAGCCAGCAATGGCATTCCACGCATTTGTGAAGAAGTTTCCACTGTCTTTTAGAATAGCATTGGTATCAAAATTGAGATTGATATTATTAAAGGTATCGCCTGCCTTGTCTACGATACTATCTTTCAGATCCGATAAGGTCTTCGTAAAGCTTTTGCTACTGATGACACTACTCTTTGAGAGGTTGACTGCGAAATTCACGATCAAATTAATCTGATCACCTGTCACAGTTGTATCCAGCTTATAATTTTTCAGTGTTTCTTCGACGATCTTTCGAATATCATCCTTGCTTAAATCCTGATTGTTCTGTTTAGCATTGGCTACTGCTGTTTTAATGTCGGTCAATGCCACGTTTAACTTATCCGCATCGAAGTTTTTCTTACCAGCGTTCTCTTCATTGATCCCTGATAGAGTCTTTAACTCTTCTTGAGCCAGATCTTTGCTTTCTTGAGAAACTTTGGCACCATTTTTCTCAAGCGAGTAATAGATCCCAGCCAAGGCACTTTCTCCGGTCACTTGGATAGGGGAAGCTACTGTAATTTGAGCATGCTCCAATCCAAGTGTAACGGCTGCATTACGATACATATCTGCAGTGACCTTGGTGATATTTTGAGGTGTCACGATATTCACTTCTAGTGGCTTATTTTTGCCTAATTTTTGAATTTTAACAGAGGAATAAAGTTCCAAACTATCATCGTTGGCAACGTTCATAATCGAAGAATAAACCTCTGGTGTCATGGTCTTCCACTCTTCTTTATCTTTTGAACTATCGTAGTTCAAGAGACTCAAGGTTTGTTCGATTTGACTTTGGTCCAGCGAATAGCCCAAAACATAGTCTGGTTTGACATAGGTTTCATCGATGACTTTCTGCACATTGCTATCTGCAGAAACACGTGGGACAGCTGTAAACAAGGCTAAAGTCGTTGTTACAAACAATGCAATCTTCTTTAATTTCATCTTTTTCTTCTTTCTATCTCAAATCAACTCTGGGCATCTCTTATTACCTTTCTCACCTCACTAGAGATGAAAAAAGAAGTAAATAAAGAGATTACCCACTTCGATTTTCATTATACAGTTGATTTCTTAAAACTAGCTTACAGTTCTTTTAAGAATGCATGACATTTTTATTATCCCTTAAAATCGGAGGCAGAACTGATCAGCTAAAAAAAGAGCCAATCGGCTCTCTGGAAAATGATTAAAACCATGAAAATAACTTCATAATCGTCATATTGGTTTCTACCAAACGGGAATAATAAATATTGCCACCATTAATGTAGAGTTCCATCCCGTTTAAAAGAGAGATAGGGTGGAGGTAAAGATAAGTTTCACCGGTTACATTGCCAAGACTTGGCGCTACTACATCCCGTGAATAAGCGCGGGCCAACTCTAGGGAATTTGTTCCACCGTGTTTTGCGACGTAATCGATGTAGTCTTTCCCAAAATTATAGGCTTGAACTGCAGTCCAGCTATCAACGCCTTTTTTCTTAGCTTCTTTTAACTCATCTGAAAGAGTTTGAATTCCTTGGCGAATACTGGCCTTATTATCACTAATAGTATTGGTCTCACCACTTGCACTCTCACTCGCCTGCATGACATCGTCTTCTCTGCCTTTGGTCTCAGTATAGATCATAGCAAGAATGAGATTTTCATTGGCCGTGGTGTCCTCTTCAGCAAGGACTTCTCTAACCAGGGAGCGGTACTGCATGACTTGTTTGACGTCATGATGGATCTGAATTCCCTTATAGATTCCAAATATTAGTAGAATGAATAAGAAGATCTTCACTATACGTTTAATCATTATTTACTCTGTATATCCTCAATATTTTTGATCAGAATAGAATAGGTCCCGTTCTCGTTTAGAATAAATTCAACAGATTCTGCATCTTCATAGACATTATTCGGAACGATCAGTTCAATTCCATTTGACAATGATAATTTCTGATTTTCGAACTTCTTCAACTGGCGACTGGCATCAATCTCTTCAAAGGTGACAGGCTCTGGTACAGCTTCCTTAACTTGGTCAATAAAACTAAGGCGAGCTGTGAGATTGTCGTCGAAGAGATCATCCGCTAATTTCTCAGGAGAGAGTTTATTTTCTTCCTCAATATGGTTAAAAATAGCTGATTTAACCTTTGATTGAAATTGAAAATCATCTGTGTTAAAGCTTTCCGCAATTTTCTGAGCTGTTTTTTCTAGTGCCTTGATCGATTTTTTAGGAGAGATCTTAGGTTGCGCCTGCAACAGATTCTCAGAAAAATAGTTCAAGAAAGTCCCATTGTACTTGATTCGTTTTTCAATCAAGTGGTATTTGCGGCTTTGAAGATTGATGACCAAAGCTTCATCTGCACCAGTCCCAAAACCAGGTAGATTATTTTGCGTCAACTTAATCGGATTGTCCACTTCACCACCAAGATGCGTCAGGGTTTCTCGTAAGGCAATCCGAAGAAAGGCAAAATGGTCCACCCCTTCTTTTGAGAATTGAATGAACACTAAATCGTTGGTCTTTTGATTCTCAGAGACGACAAATTCTTCCTTCCAACGATTGGCTACTGCAACCGAAGTTTCTAATAGGTCATCTGAGATCATCTCAAGAAAAGGATTGTCCTCTTCGAAAATACCGGTCCTGGCTTCATCGGAGTAGACCCGTTCAATCTTCTTACGCAAGTATTCCTCGATTTTAGGTGTGATATTGAGAAATTTATCTGCCAGATAGAGGTCGGTATCGTCTGGGCTAAATTGATGAATGATGGCTTTTTTTACGTAAATATCCATAATATGGTTTAGTCCTCGTAAAGTGGAAAAGCGTCTGTCAAGGCTTTGACTTGGCTACGCACTTCGTCTAATACTTCTTGATTATCCGCATTCTTCAGCGCTTTGATCATCAGTTCAGCAACGGTACGACTTTCTTTTTCACCAAAACCACGAGCGGTGATAGCTGCTGCACCAATCCGAATCCCAC of Streptococcus sp. S5 contains these proteins:
- a CDS encoding NAD-dependent epimerase/dehydratase family protein, encoding MKILVTGATGFLGKYVIDELLAHDYSIVAFGRNEKIGKALENERVQFVKGDLSSIEELKQAFQSVDAVVHAGALSTAWGPWKAFYQANVVGTQNVLDLCREYAVKRLVYVSSPSIYAAGKDQLNIKESDAPKENHLNNYIRSKLASEKLFSDYPDVPSIILRPRGLFGVGDTSILPRVLRLSRKIGIPLIRGGEQLMDMTCVENVALAIGLALESKEAHGQVYNITNGEPKTFKYLIETTLKGLGEPIRYRKIPAGLVAGAAYSLEGVYRLFHLKAEPPLTRYTYYLLRYSQTLDIQKAQTELGYYPKMTIEEGIDNYVQHDQAH
- a CDS encoding glycosyltransferase, which gives rise to MKKIKIDVVAVPLSGHLYPTLNLVKPLLDDPTMEIRVFTGPQKKAVAESLGFTVVPILEDKVEEFERVANNDKKHNLFSAYRQLSRSLDLINHVSDQLLEEWRVNRPDIVIADFITLSAGFVAEELEIPWITTMATQFAIETPYGPPCFFGGMGVARTKKEEKIQALCRKLTRIGKYCGAFLLRKRLKRYNFKLYNQNGVESIYSPYAIFGIGMMELELKTHFPHQYAWLGPLGTSLEKAEDYPLDLRPYEDKTKVLVTCGTQLPWAKENLLQQTQQLAKEHPECHFFVTLGDGAKDFSEEEVAPNVTLVSYLPYKEYIPQMDYVIHHGGAGIFYQCIEFKKPALILPHDYDQFDYAIRGVEAGIAFQAHRNRTEEIQAGFNALLEKESWEKLERLNKLSKTYKPLDTLEFEIQRLLRRGTDGKL
- a CDS encoding GntR family transcriptional regulator; this encodes MIPAYIQIHDQIKSEIDQKIWKIGERLPSERDLAEKFQVSRMTLRQAITLLVEEGVLERRVGSGTFITSTRVQEKMRGTTSFTEIMKSQGKEPSSQVISYRKTIPSLQEVDKLGIDKTETIIRMERVRYADGIPVVYEVASIPEKFIKNFNREEVTSHFFQTLERHGYKIGKSHQTIYARLAKDKIAEYLQISKGQAILGLTQVSYFEDGTAFEYVKSQYVGERFEFYLENN
- the guaA gene encoding glutamine-hydrolyzing GMP synthase, producing MTNLSTDLHDVEKIIVLDYGSQYNQLISRRIREIGVFSELKSHKISADEVRAINPVGIVLSGGPNSVYEEGSFDIDPEIFELGIPILGICYGMQLLTHKLGGKVVPAGDAGNREYGQSELTLTESSALFAGTPDKQLVLMSHGDAVTEIPADFIRTGTSADCPFASIENQDKKIYGIQFHPEVRHSVHGYDILRNFALNICGAKGDWTMDNFIDMQIKKIRETVGDKRVLLGLSGGVDSSVVGVLLQKAIGDQLICIFVDHGLLRKGEADQVMDMLGGKFGLNIVKADAAKRFLDKLAGVSDPEKKRKIIGNEFVYVFDDEASKLKDVKFLAQGTLYTDVIESGTDTAQTIKSHHNVGGLPEDMQFELIEPLNTLYKDEVRALGTELGMPDHIVWRQPFPGPGLAIRVMGEITEEKLETVRESDAILREEIAKAGLDRDIWQYFTVNTGVRSVGVMGDGRTYDYTIAIRAITSIDGMTADFAKIPWEVLQKISVRIVNEVDHVNRIVYDITSKPPATVEWE
- a CDS encoding DUF805 domain-containing protein — translated: MLKAYKKFWEGYADFTGYSTVSEYWWPHFIHLLITMPLFYALIQLQIDPNDVSAYQMIYSLRPLYSVFGLIIFLPSLTLSVRRLRDAGLHWLYLLVGLIPYVGWFFMLLFMILPTNRDKEVETD
- a CDS encoding DUF1002 domain-containing protein, which encodes MKLKKIALFVTTTLALFTAVPRVSADSNVQKVIDETYVKPDYVLGYSLDQSQIEQTLSLLNYDSSKDKEEWKTMTPEVYSSIMNVANDDSLELYSSVKIQKLGKNKPLEVNIVTPQNITKVTADMYRNAAVTLGLEHAQITVASPIQVTGESALAGIYYSLEKNGAKVSQESKDLAQEELKTLSGINEENAGKKNFDADKLNVALTDIKTAVANAKQNNQDLSKDDIRKIVEETLKNYKLDTTVTGDQINLIVNFAVNLSKSSVISSKSFTKTLSDLKDSIVDKAGDTFNNINLNFDTNAILKDSGNFFTNAWNAIAGFFGAIWNAIVKFFSGLVG
- a CDS encoding lysozyme family protein encodes the protein MIKRIVKIFLFILLIFGIYKGIQIHHDVKQVMQYRSLVREVLAEEDTTANENLILAMIYTETKGREDDVMQASESASGETNTISDNKASIRQGIQTLSDELKEAKKKGVDSWTAVQAYNFGKDYIDYVAKHGGTNSLELARAYSRDVVAPSLGNVTGETYLYLHPISLLNGMELYINGGNIYYSRLVETNMTIMKLFSWF
- a CDS encoding nucleoid-associated protein, with protein sequence MDIYVKKAIIHQFSPDDTDLYLADKFLNITPKIEEYLRKKIERVYSDEARTGIFEEDNPFLEMISDDLLETSVAVANRWKEEFVVSENQKTNDLVFIQFSKEGVDHFAFLRIALRETLTHLGGEVDNPIKLTQNNLPGFGTGADEALVINLQSRKYHLIEKRIKYNGTFLNYFSENLLQAQPKISPKKSIKALEKTAQKIAESFNTDDFQFQSKVKSAIFNHIEEENKLSPEKLADDLFDDNLTARLSFIDQVKEAVPEPVTFEEIDASRQLKKFENQKLSLSNGIELIVPNNVYEDAESVEFILNENGTYSILIKNIEDIQSK